The DNA segment CGCGTCAGAGACTTCGATAGTGGTCATGTGAATCTGAAGATCTTCTAAACGGGGAGATCCAAGAATCATTAAGCCAAAGAGAAGCACGCGACAGATAGGGGAATCCTAGTTAGCTGCGGACAACTCGAACCAATGAAATCAATCAAAGGGCCAAAGTCTGACCCTGGATCAGTCCAAAGTAAGACTCTAATCCATTGAATTATCTTACTCCTAAGCTGCAATAATTGTTTGAAAGCCCAAAAATgactttgttttttcttaatatCCCAGATTGAGTTGTTTTTTATGATATTGGTTTTGATCCAAGAAACCCAAACTGAATCAGTTTAAATAGAAGGAGCCATAACAGTTTTAGCGAATATGTATAGTTCCAaactcttagagcatgattaatgccGGTCTAATAGAATGAGATTCTTAGCGTGATATAAAATATGGTCTCttaagttttaattaaaaaaattaaaaaaaaaccatccCAAAGAGGTTGGAACTTATCGCTAAAAACCAAATAGTGAGGCCAACATATCTAGGGCACGTGTTAGACTTAGAAAAGAAGCGTCAATATTGGTTCACTTTTCTCCACCATTCAATATGTTGTATGCatgcaatttttaatttttgttggaAACTTGAATTATCTACGTACTGCTTTGTGTCCAACGATGAATGTTTTCTTATTCAATTTATGGTGGATATTTCGTTTCTTATTTGCAAATGGTAAAGGATATTCTCTTTCTACTACTGCTTCTATGTTTCTTAGTTGTATGTTTAAAAGTACGTAGTACTAGAATTTGATCCACGTACTTGTGGAATGTTTGTTTTAGATTATTTAATCagtgttttatataattttggtattatatattttgtgcaTTTACCCGTATTAAATTCTGGtattatatacaaaacaaatttattattgatattattaattttctttattttatctaACCATCAATGGCATTAATTGTTTGTTTATATGCTCCAACATTCGACATGCCAGAGCTTTGGAATGGACTGCAAGGAGATGATTGCAATGTTAAAAGAACCCCAGGTTTGGCGAAGCTTTGCGACGGAGCTGGAAAGGATTGAGACGCTCCATATTTGCTTTCTGGAGTTCAATATCACCTATGTTCCACAAGAGCGAAATCAGTTCTCAGATTTTTTAGCCAAGACTGCTAGATCGTTCCATAGGGAGttatattttattggttgttctatcccggtctggttacccagaccacctcaaacttgagtaatagaatggccttttgacgtcaaaaaaataaaatgtgcaAGTTGAAATTATTTGCTTTTAATTTGAGAGTagataaaatcaaaaatcatcCTATGTTGAATAGAAGTTTGGAAaacaacaacttttttttttgtaactggctttcaattaaaattgcagaaaaaaaatgttacaagCCGTTTAAGACTTAAGTTACATGGGTCGAGCCCATCCAAGTTTGTTAAATAGAAGGAAGTAAATTTAACCAAATACGTAAAAGCCCAAGACATTTAAGAAGCCCAGCAGCAGTCCTAATTCTCCTTCTTCCCTTTCCTCGCCTTCGATTCCATCGATCATGAAGCCGTAGCACAAACATGAATCTTTGTTTACTTGGAGAGTTCTGTGATGTTCCTTATCGGGTTGGCTCCGTGGCAAACCAGAGCGCCATCAAGTTCGAAGAAGTCACCGGATTTGAGTCTCGGTAACTAGAAATGCGGTTCTTGATCTGTCTCTCAACTCTTTGCGTTATATTATCGATCGACCTGAAAGTGTTTCTATGCAGGCGGCTGTTCCTCTCCACCCAAAGTGCATACAGCTTCGCTTGGAAACATAAGTAGGCAAGACGTCGCACCAGTTTCCTCCCCTTAGTACTTGCATATTATTGAGCGTTGTTGTCCAATCTCTTCTAGGAGAAACAGAGCATCTAGTTGCAATTGCAGTCCAGATACAAGAGATCAATGCAATTACTCAGAGGAAGTCGTAGGCAAACATCATCTTTCCAAGGTACTGTGGCACTTCTTCTGTGGCATATGTGAGCATTGGTTTACATCTGAGTAATTTGTATAATTTTCCAGACAACATCTTTCCAAGGTACTGTGGCACCACTTCCTCTGAGTAATTTGTACACTTCTCATGTGGCATATGTGAGCATTAGTTTACCCTCCAGCTCCCATTCATAGTTATCATCCTCATCTGTTAGTACAACCGTTGTGAGATAAGCGTATAACTGTAGTTGGTTTTCCGATCTTGCAGGTGGCAACCACCAAGCATCTTGGTTCCAGAGACTCCGTAGAGTAGCATTCCTACATATACCAAGCCTTGAGGAAGCACGGTTTGCCAAGAAGGAGTCTAAGCTTCCAAACGGCGACCAGTTATCTGTCCAGAACCTACAAGTAAGTCCATTCCCCACTCTAAGTTTGATCCAATTGTAGATTAGAGGCTTGGACTTTAGAAGTTTATTCGCTAGCCATGAGTTGTGTCTGCTAGGATTAGTAGTCCAGAAGTTCCTCAAATCTCCATGTAGGAACTCTTCTTTGAACCAAGCTACCCACACCGAACCTGCCCTGAAGAAAAGCAACCAGATTAGTCTAAGAATTGTAGCTTTGTTCCAGGTTAGTAGATCTTTAACTCCTAGTCCTTCCTCCTCTTTAGGCCGGGTTACAACATCCCAAGATACCCGAGCAGCATTATTACTGTCAACATCTCCTTTCCAAAGGAAGATACTGCAGAGGGAGTTGATCCGGTTAATGCACGCTTTAGGTAGGAAAAATGAAGAGCACCAGAAGTTGGTTATGCCTGCTATAACCGTTTTTATCAGCAGAAGGCGCCCAGCAAAGGAGAGAGACTTAACACTCCAGGAGGATAGTCGTTCCTTACTATCTGAATAAGCTGTTCACAGTTTGCTTGACTCAGTTTTTTGGTGCAGAGGGAGACTCCAAGATACCTAATTGGGAGGATAGTCGTTCC comes from the Brassica napus cultivar Da-Ae chromosome A7, Da-Ae, whole genome shotgun sequence genome and includes:
- the LOC106454468 gene encoding uncharacterized protein LOC106454468 isoform X2, which gives rise to MNLCLLGEFCDVPYRVGSVANQSAIKFEEVTGFESRRLFLSTQSAYSFAWKHKRNRASSCNCSPDTRDQCNYSEEVVGKHHLSKTTSFQGGNHQASWFQRLRRVAFLHIPSLEEARFAKKESKLPNGDQLSVQNLQAGLQHPKIPEQHYYCQHLLSKGRYCRGS
- the LOC106454468 gene encoding uncharacterized protein LOC106454468 isoform X1, with product MNLCLLGEFCDVPYRVGSVANQSAIKFEEVTGFESRRLFLSTQSAYSFAWKHKRNRASSCNCSPDTRDQCNYSEEVVGKHHLSKTTSFQGGNHQASWFQRLRRVAFLHIPSLEEARFAKKESKLPNGDQLSVQNLQDGVPLHCTSWSSFITADELQPRSSASRHGLSSPSPRNHQNNFLIHVVL